The genomic DNA cggcatgattacgaTATTGAGATAGATGGAGTTCAAAGTGTTTTGGAAGTGTTTTTATGCTTTCGTATGTAGTAAGTTGTTAGAGGATGACTCCttatatagggtcggttttggagggaaaacataagctttgattgttagttttgttttattaagcaaaagaatctttatgtttccaaggtcATTGGGCAGAGTGTGCTTTTTGACTATTTGCGGTCTTCGAGGTAAATGTTTGTTGAAgggtaaccaagttagttgggtattgaATATTTAGTTAGTTTGGGAGGTACCTCATTGATTAAAGACCGTTTTCATTAAATGCAATAACATAATGAGTGGTGAACAAAAGAGACCGATGGAAATAAAACCGAGGAAAGACATAAGAGAAGCCGAAGTGATCATAATGATGTTGGATAAAAATACACTCGGTACATactgcaaaacgaccgggtgcaaGAAGGGGTGACTTAGTGTGCGCGGGAAGTGGCTTCACGGAGGGGattgaagttcctcctcctccaggctctctcaaaccgatcatagaatgaATCGGTTATCTCCCTGGTTAGcacctgggcttggttcaaaccttcgccgggacaggttgggacaCCAAGTTCCACGAGAAGGCTGcttatttggggaatgagacCGACTGACCGGATGCCGACCATCCAGATGAGGACGTCGAAtaacaccctggaccagtttACCGGCGTACTGGTGAcaatggccgccatcatgttgaaggtcgcggcacagtaggtgttggtgacatcccttccaaagatgcccctacctatcacatcgttgaggagctgataatCAGCCTTCAGGTGTGACTTAGCGCCATGATCGTCAACCGGCTCATCCGACCTGGCAAGAGAGAGggagacctcagccttaatgtTGGCCGGTGGGTTGAGGTCTGTCAGCCCTTGCTTAGGCAGACTAAAGCACCGAGtgaagtcctgctcggtgaaatcgAAGATAATACCCCCCACCttggattgaatgtgggtatcaaaatGAGGGGTACCCCTGAACACTCTGGCATTATAGAAAAACTCCAGAATGGATTCAGGGTAAACAGTTTGCTTATCGTCCAGAAAATACTGaaggccagtatcttccagaGCCTTAATCATCCTATACACTTCATAGTGCTCGGTACTGGAGCAAGATTgaaaatcaacttgaagaatgtttgggaactgagacatggttgccttagtgagaggatgtgtTTTGTCTTGTGAATGTTTTAGTGAATGTGTGCTTcccttaaatactagtttggggactatcctattgtccaggtattgAATGAGATAATGTCTATTGACTGCAGGGTATAggatattgcatgaaataggcaggttTTTCAGACTAGgttgtcggtcataggcctggactgtgaaagatatcaaaagatcttcacgtctttttaggcgcgaccagttttaCTTTGAGAGGGTAATGTTTCAGAACGGATATCCGTAAAACCTGATAattattcctcttctgtttgaaattcaaataatctagggtagcctgcttccgaaccggtcaggtatcagttgttcatcccgatgcggttatttggtgcatgcaccaagtagccggtcggtttactctatctgatgaacttggcggttcttccacagacaccccgaagattcgaagttcaacagtttaggaagaattaccggttttgtctgtctgaaccggtttccctttaagcatcctttggaaggatttggctaatgtcggttaagccgagagtaagcctgaattgagaaaacttagcttcctgtagaggcttcgtgaagatatcggctacttgttgatcggtcgatacgtattccagccggatatgcttcagcgtgacatgctcccggatgaagtgatgccttatgtcgatatgcttggttctggagtggagaaccgggttgtaggtaattgcaatggcacttgtattgtcacagaagatcggggactcttcggctatgacaccaaagtccttcagctgttgttggatccagaggagttgtgaacagcaacttccggccgccaagtattcagcctccgcggttgatgtggccaccgatgtctgtgtcttgctgtgccatgacaccagccAGTCACCTAGAAATTGGCACGTACCGCTTGTGCTTttcctgtcaatcttacaccctgcatagtgtgcatctgaatagctcgttaggttaaaggacgaatcctttggataccacagaccgacgtcaggtgtgccttttagatactttagtatcctctttgcggctgtgtagtgggattgttttggattttcttggaatctcccacatacaccaactgcaaacaggatgtccggtctactcgctgtcaagtataggagggaaccgatcatgccccggtatgcaatctagtctaccgattggccctcatcatccctgtccagtttaattgatgagctcattggagtagcctccgaggagcaagtgtccatcccgaacttctttagcagctccttggtgtatttaggttggctaatgaatgttccttctttgagttgtttaacctgaagacctaggaagaaacttaattctcccatcatactcatttcaaacttatcagtcatcatttttgaaaacttgtcacatagcttaggatcagtggaaccgaaaataatatcatctacataaatttgaacaagtaggatatgttccttcttttcaaatttaaacaatNNNNNNNNNNNNNNNNNNNNNNNNNNNNNNNNNNNNNNNNNNNNNNNNNNNNNNNNNNNNNNNNNNNNNNNNNNNNNNNNNNNNNNNNNNNNNNNNNNNNGACCTGTTTGGTGGCTGAGGCTTTGGAACTAAACAACAACAGAAGCATTAGTAAATGCATTGGTGATGGTAGCGGTTTCTTCGACTGCAATCTATGCTTGAACATGGCTAAAGAACCAGTATTAACCAGTTGTGGACACTTATTCTGTTGGGTATGTTTCTATCACTTGCCTTATATTTATTCAACTGCTAAAGAATGTCCATCTTGTAAAGGAGAGATTATGGAGAATAACATAGTCCCAATTTATGGAAATGGTGAAAATAACAAATCGAAAAACTTAGATTTGCATCAGAAAATCCCTCCGAGACCAAAAGCAAGACGGGTCGAAACTCCTAGGGAACAACCCGAGAACCAAAGAGTTTCCCATACTCGTACCTTTTCAAGAGTATTATCCGAAAGTGCTGCCTCACTTTCATCAATTTCATCTGCAATAAATAATGCGGAGAGATTAGTGGAAGATCTGGAGTCGTATCTTCGAATCCGTGGTATACGTAGACCTACAGATTCAAACATACTATTGCCAGTTAACGAGGCAGAAGCATCAAATGGGATTGTTGCCGGAACCGGGGCTAGTCCAGAGGAGGAACAATTGGCAAGTATGATGACTTTAAGAAGGAGACTTCCTGTTCAAAGGATTTCAGATTCGGAGAATGGAACCATGCGTGAGCTTCGAAGGAGAAGATTGATCTGACTGGTCTCGAAAACAAGTCTTAGCTCTCGACTGGGTGTTTCGTGTCAACAAAAGCAACAATCGAAATTGATCTTCAAATTCCGAGGTAGAAAACTTGCTTCCTCTGTTGATGAGAATTGTAATATGTATTGTAATTAAAGAAATTCTGACAGTGGTTTTTAGTACTAAAGCACATTCTGAGGTAGAAACAATGCTTCCTGTGTTGATGAGAATTGTAATATGCATGCAATTAATGAAGTTGTAACAGTTTTTTAGTACtgaagtttatatataatatgaacaCTTGTTATTTCTTTTAACCTTTCATGATTGGGCAACTTTGAAGAGTATTTGTAGTTTCATGTTTTTCTTATGTTGGTTTATGAAGTTGTactctttttcttcatttgtttGAGTAActtataatgttataatttggtctgaattattattttgttaggtgTTTTTTTCCATAATTTTGAGACATATCAAAATGTGAGTcctttaaaaaagtaaaaaattagtAACCCTTGCTCTTGTGGAAGAAGGATTGgattaaatttgtaagaattttttttggtaaCCATTAAGGAAAAACTTTTATGGAAGTAGATTGGATTAAGTTTATAAGAATAAGTAATTATCATTCATGTGAAAGAAAGATttatacatgaaaaaaaaaactaaaattacatttaaaaaatttataaccaAATGAAAATTTAGATATAATCCTAACCATTGTCCTTTTTTCAAAGGAATCAACCAGACGAAAGAAGGGTAGgatttgttcttaaaatattaaaaaacttatgGAGAAGGAAATTAACAAGAAATTAACAGAATAGTTAAaagagtaattaataaaaaaattaagaaaaataacaaaaacctaATTGATGATAAAAACCTTTCGAAAATATTGCAAGGATTAaggagaagaaaaaataatgagtTTGGATAATAGGGTATAATGAAAGGCCAATTTATTTGGACTAAAACTTAAATTACCAAACTTTCAATGCGTGTTAAGAAATGAAATATTGTATTTAGCAAatgaaataagtccatgtgaagcaATTCTAAACATCGGCTAGATTGTGCTTTccctttaattttaaaagttgattttatttgtttccccatttgacatgcagaacAGACTTTATCTTTGGCAAATTTCATGTTAGGCATTCCTTGAACTAATTCTTTTGTACAAATGTAGTTtatggttttgaaattcaaatgatttaacattttatgtcaaagccagttttgatcattcttagctatcatgcaaaccgTGTTATCCGCTTTAGTTTTCTAGTCTACTATGTAAATGTTttctaacctatttccggttagtaaagTGCTACCATTTGGATTCTtgactaaacatgcatgtttatgaaattctacagtgtatcctacttcgcacatttgactaatactcagcaaattaaaatgcaagttttcaACGAGAAGCATGTTATTTATAGTCAGGTTGTCATGGACaatctgataggatcggctttatcgatagagacgggggtctggctaaggatgaaggcttatgaaaaacggtttgaaataaatcatgttagagatttaattcgctttctattctacgcaaacttttgtaaacacttgaaacagattcaaggcggaattgtttacttgggtttgaagcacaagatgaaatatgaaaagatgacagaaaagaacaacacaacagtttgtttatggatgttcggagaaactgtcctacgtcaccccttcttccaacca from Impatiens glandulifera chromosome 9, dImpGla2.1, whole genome shotgun sequence includes the following:
- the LOC124914844 gene encoding uncharacterized protein LOC124914844, with product MGDDLRSSTMNMDLDLNVEPLDSSTGSALRLGSLLDELENTHGQIEERIRQLETVTARARQRQRIRHTRNYSDLTVLSQQEIGTIERTKYGKRDRTCLVAEALELNNNRSISKCIGDGSGFFDCNLCLNMAKEPVLTSCGHLFCWVCFYHLPYIYSTAKECPSCKGEIMENNIVPIYGNGENNKSKNLDLHQKIPPRPKARRVETPREQPENQRVSHTRTFSRVLSESAASLSSISSAINNAERLVEDLESYLRIRGIRRPTDSNILLPVNEAEASNGIVAGTGASPEEEQLASMMTLRRRLPVQRISDSENGTMRELRRRRLI